In Mercurialis annua linkage group LG5, ddMerAnnu1.2, whole genome shotgun sequence, a single genomic region encodes these proteins:
- the LOC126680095 gene encoding 4-alpha-glucanotransferase DPE2 has protein sequence MDNLGLLSGSQSVKLTFRLPYYTEWGQRVVVCGSEPMLGCWSVKKGLLLSPVHEGDELIWYGALSVPNDFSCHYYYCVVDDENNVLRSEMGNKRKLLLPEGVNGGEMVQLHDLWQTSGDAIPFRSAFKDVIFRKNWNLNTERPLGVQNKVDKGDGVLVHFKICCPNVEEETSVYLIGSTSQLGQWKAKDGLKLSYMGDSIWQADVLMPISDFPIKYRYCKYSNTGNISVETCQNRELYLDSSKVPPRHIILSDGMLREMPWRGAGVAIPMFSVRSENDLGVGEFLDLKLLVDWAVESGFHLVQLLPINDTSVHGMWWDSYPYSSLSVFALHPLYLRVQSLSQNLPEDLKREIQEAKEQLDQKDVDYEATMATKLSIAKKVFAQEKDLILSSNSFQQFFSENEEWLKPYAAFCLLRDFFETSDHSQWGRFSQYSSEKLVKLFSKDSLHYDVICFHYYIQFHLHLQLSEAAEYARKKGVILKGDLPIGVDKNSVDTWVYPNLFRMNTSTGAPPDYFDKNGQNWGFPTYNWEEMSKDNYAWWRTRLTQMAKYFTAYRIDHILGFFRIWELPEHAMTGLIGKFRPSIPLSQEELEKDGIWDFDRLSRPYILQEFLQEKFGASWTFIAATFLNELQKGRYEFKEDYDTEKKIASKLKTLAAMSMLFESEDKIRRDLFDLLKNIVLIRDPEDARKFYPRFNLEDTSSFQDLDEHSKNVLKKLYYDYYFYRQENLWRQNAMKTLPVLLNSSDMLACGEDLGLIPACVHPVMQELGLIGLRIQRMPNESELEFGIPSRYSYMTVCAPSCHDCSTLRAWWEEDEDRRRRFFKSVVGSDAVPPSKCTSDIANFIIRQHVEAPSMWAIFPLQDLLALKGEYMTRPATEETINDPTNPKHYWRYRAHVTLESLTKDAELKSSIKGLIRASGRSYPSETGEKGASVVCGTTKQLNGGLRKENAVLSVR, from the exons ATGGACAATTTGGGATTGTTATCTGGAAGCCAGTCTGTGAAATTGACATTTAGATTGCCGTATTACACTGAATGGGGTCAGAGGGTGGTTGTTTGTGGATCTGAACCCATGTTAGGCTGTTGGAGTGTGAAGAAGGGACTGTTATTGAGTCCTGTTCATGAGGGTGACGAGCTTATATGGTATGGAGCTCTTTCAGTTCCAAATGATTTTAGCTGCCACTATTATTACTGTGTGGTGGATGATGAGAACAATGTGTTGAGGTCCGAGATGGGAAATAAGCGTAAACTGCTACTTCCCGAGGGTGTTAATGGTGGAGAGATGGTTCAACTCCATGATCTTTGGCAG ACCAGTGGAGATGCTATTCCTTTCAGAAGTGCCTTCAAAGATGTCATTTTTCGCAAAAATTGGAACTTGAATACGGAAAGACCTCTAGGAGTACAGAACAAGGTTGACAAAGGAG ATGGAGTCCTTGTTCATTTCAAAATCTGCTGCCCCAATGTGGAGGAAGAGACATCT GTTTATCTGATTGGCAGCACTTCTCAATTAGGCCAGTGGAAGGCTAAGGATGGGCTTAAACTTAGCTATATGGGTGACTCAATTTGGCAAGCAGATGTTTTGATGCCAATAAGTGATTTTCCTATAAAATATC GATACTGCAAATACAGCAATACAGGAAATATTTCTGTGGAAACTTGTCAAAATCGGGAGCTCTATCTTGACTCTTCAAAAGTTCCACCAAGGCATATTATTCTATCAGATGGAATGTTGCGG GAAATGCCTTGGCGAGGTGCTGGTGTTGCAATCCCTATGTTTTCTGTTAGGTCAGAAAATGACCTTGGCGTTGGTGAATTTCTTGACCTCAAACTTCTTGTGGATTGGGCTGTGGAATCTGGATTTCATCTTGTTCAGCTTTTGCCAATAAATGACACTTCTGTGCATGGGATGTGGTGGGATTCATATCCTTACAG TTCCCTATCTGTTTTTGCATTGCACCCATTATACCTAAGAGTACAGTCACTTTCACAGAATCTGCCTGAGGATTTGAAg AGAGAGATTCAAGAAGCAAAAGAGCAACTCGATCAAAAG GATGTTGATTATGAGGCTACTATGGCTACCAAACTTTCCATTGCCAAAAAGGTTTTTGCCCAGGAGAAGGATTTGATACTCAGCTCCAATTCGTTTCAGCAATTTTTTTCAGAGAATGAG GAATGGTTAAAACCCTATGCGGCTTTTTGTCTTCTGCGAGACTTCTTTGAAACTTCAGATCACAGTCAATGGGGTCGTTTTTCACAATATTCCAGTGAAAAG CTTGTGAAACTTTTCTCAAAAGATAGCTTGCACTATGACGTGATTTGCTTCCATTATTATATCCAGTTTCACTTACATTTGCAA tTGTCAGAAGCTGCAGAATATGCAAGAAAGAAAGGGGTCATATTAAAAGGAGATCTTCCTATTGGTGTTGACAAAAACAGTGTGGATACTTGGGTCTATCCAAATCTATTTCGTATGAACACATCAACTGGAGCACCTCCAGACTACTTTGATAAAAATGGCCAGAATTGGGGTTTCCCAACCTATAACTGGGAAGAAATGTCAAAAGACAACTATGCTTGGTGGCGAACTCGTTTAACCCAG ATGGCCAAGTACTTCACAGCATATAGGATTGATCATATATTGGGTTTCTTCAGGATCTGGGAACTTCCAGAGCATGCTATGACGGGGCTCATTGGAAAATTCAGACCATCTATCCCTCTTAGTCAG GAAGAACTTGAAAAAGATGGAATTTGGGACTTTGATCGCTTGAGCCGTCCATACATTCTGCAGGAATTTTTACAG gaAAAATTTGGAGCTTCATGGACTTTTATTGCTGCAACTTTTCTGAATGAGCTCCAAAAAGGACGCTATGAG TTTAAGGAGGACTATGACACGGAGAAAAAAATTGCTTCGAAGCTGAAGACGTTGGCAGCAATGTCCATGTTGTTCGAAAGCGAGGACAAGATACGTCGCGATCTTTTTGATCTTTTGAAG AATATAGTTCTTATTAGAGATCCAGAGGATGCAAGGAAATTTTATCCTCGCTTTAACCTTGAGGATACTTCAAGTTTCCAAGATCTAGATGAACACAG caaaaacgttttgaaaaagcTGTACtatgattattatttctatCGGCAAGAAAATCTGTGGCGTCAAAATGCTATGAAAACTTTGCCAGTTCTCCTGAACTCCTCAGATATGCTCGCTTGTGGAGAAGATTTGGGCCTCATTCCTGCCTGTGTTCATCCT GTCATGCAAGAATTGGGACTAATAGGGTTACGCATTCAACGTATGCCTAATGAAAGTGAGCTGGAGTTTGGTATTCCGTCTCGTTATAGCTACATGACG GTGTGTGCTCCATCATGTCATGATTGCTCGACTCTGCGAGCTTGGTGGGAAGAAGATGAAGACAGAAGACGCAGATTCTTCAAGAGTGTGGTGGGTTCTGATGCAGTGCCGCCTAGTAAATGCACTTCAGATATCGCAAATTTCATCATAAGGCAACATGTTGAAGCTCCATCTATGTGGGCAATTTTCCCTCTTCAG GATTTACTAGCATTGAAAGGAGAATACATGACGCGCCCTGCAACGGAGGAAACTATCAATGACCCCACAAATCCAAAGCACTATTGGAGATacc GTGCACATGTGACTTTGGAGTCTCTAACAAAAGATGCAGAACTGAAATCGAGTATTAAAGGTCTGATTCGCGCAAGTGGAAGATCTTATCCTTCAGAAACTGGTGAGAAGGGAGCATCTGTTGTCTGTGGAacaacaaaacaattaaatggAGGTCTGAGAAAGGAGAATGCTGTTTTGTCGGTTCGTTAA